The Aspergillus luchuensis IFO 4308 DNA, chromosome 4, nearly complete sequence DNA window CCCTTGCACGCTGATAAGCCGGGGGAGCAAAACTCGGGTATGTTATCCTGCTCGCTCTTCGTTCTCTTCTAGAAATGGTGGTTCCCTGGCGAATGCGGCTCTATCCTGCTGTACCGTTCGAAATTGGTTTCATCTAATGACCCGCTGACCTTGACTATCTCATTGTAGGTGCCCAGGGCATCGAATATCCGAGTCGGTTTTTTGCCAGAGACTTTGCGGGTAACCGGCTGGAATTTACCCTATGACATGAATAACTGAGATGAACCCTTCTGTTTGTTAGCAACACGATGATAAGTGAAAGATGGAGTTTCAATGGGACAATGAGCGTGCATCTCCAGAGTGTTGCAGTTGGCCTCTTCGCTGTACGCCCATGTAGACTCCTCGACTCGATACCTGTGTGGGTAGCCTATTGTCGGCTATCAGAGATCCGATGAAGGAATGCGAGACGAACTTTGGCCCAAGCGATATATCGAGTTGCCTCCCAGTCAAGGCAAGGTCATGGCGGTGATACATCGAAGTTATGTAGCTCATCACGACACGATGGTTGTAATAGTGTCCCGCGCCTGGTGAAGGACACACCCATTTGTCTCTCTCGTAAGGGATGATGGATCGAGCTTAATGGAAGGCTGATCTGAAGGATTGGGGATCGGAGACTTGAGATCAATCCGGAAATCTTTCTGGTGAAATAGTACACCGTACGGGGGTCGACCAGAGTTGCTTTATATGTTAGTGTTAGCAGGTCTTCCCCGGAAGAAGATTTATTGATGTTACTAGTTGTAGCGGAGTAGTGCTATGATTCGATTTTCCGGCGTTGACGCCGCCCCTCGATGGATCTGCAGTACTCAGCAAGACTTGATAGGTGCAACGGAATAATTGTTTGCTGACAGCCCAGCGTGCTCCCTGTCACTGTCACTGCCGACGGTGGAGCCTCGCTAAGGGTAAAGCGGGTACCCGTACGTGAGCAACATCCTTGCGCTATTGCGCCATGGCCGCTACACACTACAAGCCGATCCCCACAAAGAGGGTCCGTGTGTCGATGCAGTTTATCTATTGCCAGGTACCCAGAGGGGCACGAGCAAAGTTCTTCGAGCTGCCACTTCAGAGACGGCGAAAGAAAAGGCACTCGAAACAGCCATGCGTGCTTCCTCCGAGCGATCCTCCACCGATGCCATGGCCAGAGACGATTCTGGCACCAAACCGCCCACACCGCACGAGGAGCAGCCCTTGCTGCGTCCCGATGTTGAGGCCCTCTGGAAGCCTCCAGTGGGCTTTGTCTGGATTCAACTAGGTTGGTTGTCGCTTGACCCATGAAATGAGGGTCTAACACATTGCCAGCAATCATGTCGAATGTATTCCTGTCGGGTTTCGACGGCACCATCACTGCCTCAACCTATGCTGTGATCAGCTCCGAATTCAACGCAGCCAACACCGCCTCGTGGCTCACAACCTCCTATCTAATTACTAGTACCGCATTCCAGCCACTATATGGTCGCTTCTCAGACATTTTCGGTCGCCGGGCCTCCTTCTTTACAGCGACAATAACCTTCATGATCGGCTGCCTGGGTTGTGGGATTGCTAAAGATATCGTCTTTTTGAATCTGATGAGAGCCCTGACCGgcattggcggaggaggcttgATGACAATGGGTATACACTCGCAAATCTCCCCCTTCTCACTTGTCACCCTCCCAGACGAGTGACTAACGTGGTTCAGCTACTATAATCAACTCGGATCTCATTCCTTTCCGCCGTCGCGGAATGTATCAGGCCGTACAGAACGTTCTGCATGGGTTCGGGTCCATCTGCGGCGCATCGTTTGGAGGAACCATTGTCGATTCAGTGGGATGGCGCTGGTGCTTTCTATTACAAGTACCAGTCGGGTTTCTAGCTCTGGTTACGGGTCATCTTGTTTTGAATCTTCCAACGCAAGATAAGTTTGCCAGTGAAGGCAGGAGTTTGCGGACAATCTGGAGATATGTCGATTTGTCTGGAGCTTGTGCTCTGATTGTTGGACTTTCAACGCAGTTGGTTGGTCTTAGCTTGGGTGGAAATGAGCTCCCTTGGTCCAGCGTATGGGTGATCTTGTCATTCGTGGCCAGTATGATGTCACTGGGCCTTTTCGTACTCATCGAAGCGAGGACAACTGCAATTCCATTGATTCCTCCTCGAATGTTGAAAGGCGTTCTGCCTGTTGCTACGCAGGTTGCCAATGTCTGTGTGGGAATGGCTGCCTATGCGGTGAGCGACCCTTCTGTCAGGTATCCCAGTTCACTGCTGACTGTCAAAGTTCCTTTTCACGCTTCCATTACTGTTTCAGGTAATTCTTTTGGATTCCCCTTCTAAAGCTGGTGCTCGACTTGCTGTACCATCTCTCGCTACCCCGATTGGTGGTGTGATCTCTGGCTACGTGATGTCGCGCTGGGGTAAACTGGCCTACCTGGTCCGTACAGGCTCGTTTCTCATGTGCATTGGCAACATACTTGTAATGCTTCTTCAGTTCAACGACGCAGAGTGGAAGTACTACGTGGCCATGATCCCCGCCAGTCTTGGACAAGGCATCACTTACCCAGGGATTTTGTTCACGTTTCTTGCTGCATTCGATCACGCGGGTATGAGCACCTTGCCGCcacttccctttcctttgaCAGAGGGGAGCTTCTGAATAAAACTGACTGACTTTGTCAGACCACGCCGTTTCAGCGTCCACCGTCTATTTGGTCCGTTCGATGGGTACAGTGTGGGGCGTCGCCATTACGTCCACTATCATCCAGAACACCTTGCGCTCAGGCCTCGCTGAGGCCTTGAGTGGAATACCTGACAAATGGAAAGTAACTCTCCTCCCTGTGGATTTACTAATATCTTGAAACAATGGCTGATCAGTATTATGCTACTCGCACAGGTTATTGACGACATCAGACATTCAGTGTCTGCCATCCATAGTCTGCCGCCAGAGATCCAGCTGGCTGCGCGGATGGTCTACTACCGGGGCATACGACTGTCGTTCTTGGCGTCAGCGTGTTTTGGATTCGTTGCTGCTACAGCGGCACTCTTCACTCGCGGAAAGGGCCTTCATCGCTCGAGCGAGGCGTAGATCACGCGTACGTCGCACACTGGCTCGCTTAAAAAACAGGCCGTTTGGAACGCGGACCGTCCAGTGCCTGGATGAGATGCGGGGCCGAAGTGGCGACTCTCGGGGAAGGTAGGTCTGGTGGACAAATGACCGCCAGCTTGAAGTTGGGGGACGCGGCTTCGCAAACTTAGAACTAGGCAGATGTCAATTAGCTCACGAGAGAAGGGGCCAGGAGCTATTTGTTTGAGACCACCCATTCGGGATGGTCTTTTTGGACGTACCAGATAGCTGACTGGTTATGAAGGAGACGTCCAATCGCAGAAAAAGCAGACTTGAATAAATACACTCTTTTTGGATTCCAGTGCAATCATGCCCTTTAATTACCCGCTTTGCCTTGTGTTCTAGATGTTCAATCTATCCCATGCGCCCAGCAGGATCCGTTCCGCAATGCGGAGAAAGCCCCGTCTACCGAGGAAAGCTACTCTGGGGCAGCTCCCATTTCATGGATTACCGCAGTGAAACACCAATAGAAGCCATAAACGCCAAATTCTCTCTGCCGGGATATTGCGGGGAAGCTACCCTCCTGACAGCGCTGGCGGCGAGTCTGGAGATATAGGGCAAGCTCCACGACGCTATAGCATGGTTAGCCGCATTTTTCCCCCGCACGATCGTCGACGATCACCTCCAGTTCATGAGCAATTCCGCCCTAGTTCCGCTATGGTGGACGTCTCTAACCTAAATCCGGGGATGGTCTTGCTTTTACTCCCTTTTGGTTGGACGGGACGTGATAACAGGTCTCGGAATTCGATAAGCGTTCCGGGATATCTTGGGTATCAGTCATCAGTCATCCGTATCGGGCCTGGATGAATAGGTTGATTCAAGGAAAATCAGTCTCCACCGCTTTGATCTTATCGACCTGGGATGCTTATCGTAATCGAGGTTTACATCTGTCAAGGTCCCTTCTGGGGACGCGGAGCTAGGGCCATCATCGTAGGAAGGATTCATAAGATGGCTGATCCTCCACTTGAAGTATATTGATTCCGCAGTGCCTCATCACACGGCAGACAACATAAGAGGCCATGGAGTTAGAAAACACTAAGGTCTCGCACCTGAAACCCGGGTATGCCGCATCGGCAGACCTTGAAGTCGACATGGACAAGGGGCAGGTTGCCCTTACGGGCATCCCGGACATGCACCTGAAGCGAAACTTCAGCATAGTCAGTATAATTGCCCTGGGGTACAACAATACGAATAGCTGGGTGGCCATAGCCACGAGCTTTGCTATCGCAATTCAGTCGGGCGGCGCAGTCTCCCTACTGTATGGCATTCTACTGGTCACTGCTGCCATGTTCTGTACCGGGGTTACCTTGGCAGAACTGGCCAGCGTGTACCCCACTGCTGGTGGCCAGTACCATTTTACCTCCATCCTGGCGTCTAAACGATGGAGCCGTGGCCTGTCTTACTTCAGTGGCATGGCTGCAGTGTTTGCATGGATTACCCTTGGGGCCTCTATTGCGCTGGCCGGAACAGAGGCGCTCATGGCTATTGTCATCCGGTGGCAGCCCTCATATGAAGCCCAAAGCTGGCACTATTTCCTAGTATACCAACTGCTGAACGCAGTTATGGTCACctacaacatcttcctcaccaacAAGACCCTCTGGGTCTACAACCTAGGCTGTTAGTTAGCTCCCTTCCAATTCGCAGAAGACAATACTAAATACActgcttctcctcttgcAGTCATTCTGTCCATCTCAACCTTCCTAGCTATTATCATAACCTGCCCGGTACGCTCTTCCGCACATATCAGCACCTCGAACACTTGGCGTCAGTTCGTCAACGGTTCAGGCGGCTGGCCGGACGGCGTCTCCTTCTTGACAGGACTCTCAACGCCTCAGTTCATGTTTTCCGGACTCGACGCCGCACTCCACCTCGCAGAGGAATGTCTCGAACCCGCACGCATCGTACCAAAGGCGTTGCTCGCCACAGTGACAGTGGGGCTTTTGACAGGTTTCCCCtttgccatcgccatcctATACAGCTATGACAACATCGAAGCATCTCTAACCACCTCCACGGGGTATGTATGCCACCAGTCCTGAATAAGAAAAGTCACTTACCGGAAACCGACAGGTTTCCAATCTACTACATCTGGGAAAAAGCCACTCACTCCCCAGCAGCTGCGACAGTCTTCATGGCTGCACTGTTTGTCGTCTCTGTCGTGGCACTCAACGCAGTCCATCAGACTGCCTCTCGACTTACATGGTCCTTTGCCCGCGATGACGCTctattcttctcctcctttctctcctctatACACCCTACGCTCGGAGTCCCCGTTTGGGCCATTATCCTTGATGGTGCGGCAGTGCTTCTGGTCGGGATTGTCTATGTCTGCTCAACAACAGGTAAGCCTAAGCCTTTGCCCAGACGATCATCCTCTACATAGGATCTAACATCGAAATAACAGCATTCAACGCTTTTATCAGCACGACTGTCATGGTAGCCCAAATCTCCTACGCCATCCCAGCagttcttctcctcgttggCGGGCGGAATCCGCATTACCTTCCTCCAGATCGCCGATTTAAAGTTCCCAATGTACTAGGCTACGTTTGCAACGTTGTCTGCGTTATCTGGGCTTTCATTCTGACgatcttcttttgctttccgACGGAGTTTCCCGTTACGGGGAGTAACATGAGTATGTGTTTCTTCCACTTTCCTACTATCTACCTGCTTTGTGATAAGGAGTACGCTTTCCTAACACTTGCAAATTGCTTAGATTACGCTTCCGTCGTGCTAGTCGTTATGTTGATCTTGGGCGTAGGGAACTGGTTTGCTTATGCGAAAAGGCATTATCACGGGCCACGCTTAGATATCTAGTTTACTAGTTATCTTGTATGTAACTTGActgatgattgatgaaacACAATGACTGTATGGTTATTTTCCACTGAAGTATAATAGTGGACAGTAGTTTGTCTTCGTAACCAAATGATTTCAGAGCTGATTCGAAATTATACAATCTCATCTATACTTCACTTCAATATCTATTGCAACTCCCACTAGTAAACATCTAC harbors:
- a CDS encoding putative choline transport protein (COG:E;~EggNog:ENOG410PKT4;~InterPro:IPR002293,IPR004840;~PFAM:PF13520,PF00324;~TransMembrane:11 (o46-71i78-105o125-148i169-188o194-217i280-302o329-349i379-401o407-430i450-472o484-504i);~go_component: GO:0016020 - membrane [Evidence IEA];~go_component: GO:0016021 - integral component of membrane [Evidence IEA];~go_function: GO:0022857 - transmembrane transporter activity [Evidence IEA];~go_process: GO:0006865 - amino acid transport [Evidence IEA];~go_process: GO:0055085 - transmembrane transport [Evidence IEA]), which codes for MELENTKVSHLKPGYAASADLEVDMDKGQVALTGIPDMHLKRNFSIVSIIALGYNNTNSWVAIATSFAIAIQSGGAVSLLYGILLVTAAMFCTGVTLAELASVYPTAGGQYHFTSILASKRWSRGLSYFSGMAAVFAWITLGASIALAGTEALMAIVIRWQPSYEAQSWHYFLVYQLLNAVMVTYNIFLTNKTLWVYNLGFILSISTFLAIIITCPVRSSAHISTSNTWRQFVNGSGGWPDGVSFLTGLSTPQFMFSGLDAALHLAEECLEPARIVPKALLATVTVGLLTGFPFAIAILYSYDNIEASLTTSTGFPIYYIWEKATHSPAAATVFMAALFVVSVVALNAVHQTASRLTWSFARDDALFFSSFLSSIHPTLGVPVWAIILDGAAVLLVGIVYVCSTTAFNAFISTTVMVAQISYAIPAVLLLVGGRNPHYLPPDRRFKVPNVLGYVCNVVCVIWAFILTIFFCFPTEFPVTGSNMNYASVVLVVMLILGVGNWFAYAKRHYHGPRLDI
- a CDS encoding MDR family MFS transporter (COG:G;~EggNog:ENOG410PH5Q;~InterPro:IPR020846,IPR011701,IPR036259;~PFAM:PF07690;~TransMembrane:12 (i113-137o143-166i178-198o204-222i243-263o275-294i315-342o354-373i380-402o408-434i446-465o516-536i);~go_function: GO:0022857 - transmembrane transporter activity [Evidence IEA];~go_process: GO:0055085 - transmembrane transport [Evidence IEA]) — encoded protein: MRASSERSSTDAMARDDSGTKPPTPHEEQPLLRPDVEALWKPPVGFVWIQLAIMSNVFLSGFDGTITASTYAVISSEFNAANTASWLTTSYLITSTAFQPLYGRFSDIFGRRASFFTATITFMIGCLGCGIAKDIVFLNLMRALTGIGGGGLMTMATIINSDLIPFRRRGMYQAVQNVLHGFGSICGASFGGTIVDSVGWRWCFLLQVPVGFLALVTGHLVLNLPTQDKFASEGRSLRTIWRYVDLSGACALIVGLSTQLVGLSLGGNELPWSSVWVILSFVASMMSLGLFVLIEARTTAIPLIPPRMLKGVLPVATQVANVCVGMAAYAFLFTLPLLFQVILLDSPSKAGARLAVPSLATPIGGVISGYVMSRWGKLAYLVRTGSFLMCIGNILVMLLQFNDAEWKYYVAMIPASLGQGITYPGILFTFLAAFDHADHAVSASTVYLVRSMGTVWGVAITSTIIQNTLRSGLAEALSGIPDKWKVIDDIRHSVSAIHSLPPEIQLAARMVYYRGIRLSFLASACFGFVAATAALFTRGKGLHRSSEA